A DNA window from Drosophila biarmipes strain raj3 chromosome 2R, RU_DBia_V1.1, whole genome shotgun sequence contains the following coding sequences:
- the LOC108022243 gene encoding serine/threonine-protein phosphatase PP-Y, with protein sequence MAVLSTPEIDCIIRELTSLNGNNCTLAEDLIERLIQDTRNVIKCQPMLLKLEAPVKICGDIHGQFTDLLRIFQACGFPPKANYLFLGDYVDRGKQSLETICLMFAYKVRYPVNFFLLRGNHECASINRIYGFYDEVKRRHSVRLWRRFTDCFDWLPVAAVVGERIFCCHGGLGPSLRRLEQICELRRPTDVPDEGILCDLLWADLNHTSEGWGFNDRGVSFTFDELIVRSFLKAHDLDLMVRAHEVVEDGYEFFANRHLVTIFSAPNYCGLMNNAGGVMSVSEELTCSFVIIQPSHKCQVVKEKDT encoded by the coding sequence ATGGCAGTCTTGAGCACTCCAGAAATAGATTGCATTATAAGAGAGCTGACATCCCTAAATGGCAATAACTGCACACTCGCAGAGGACCTTATCGAGAGACTCATTCAGGATACTCGCAATGTGATCAAGTGCCAGCCCATGCTCCTAAAACTAGAGGCTCCCGTAAAAATCTGCGGCGATATCCATGGTCAGTTTACGGATCTCCTGCGCATTTTTCAGGCTTGTGGGTTTCCCCCCAAGGCGAACTACTTGTTTCTCGGGGACTACGTGGATCGGGGTAAGCAATCCCTGGAAACTATCTGCCTGATGTTCGCCTACAAGGTCAGGTATCCCGTGAACTTCTTCCTGCTCCGCGGAAATCACGAGTGCGCCAGCATAAATAGGATTTACGGATTTTACGACGAGGTCAAAAGAAGGCACTCGGTTCGTTTGTGGCGGAGATTCACGGATTGCTTCGACTGGCTGCCAGTGGCCGCGGTGGTTGGCGAACGGATCTTCTGCTGTCACGGTGGTCTAGGTCCATCTCTCCGGAGGCTGGAGCAGATCTGCGAGCTCCGGCGACCCACGGATGTCCCGGACGAGGGCATCCTGTGCGACCTCCTGTGGGCGGATCTCAATCACACCTCCGAGGGGTGGGGCTTCAACGATCGCGGGGTCAGCTTCACCTTCGACGAACTAATTGTGCGGAGTTTCCTGAAAGCCCATGACCTAGACTTGATGGTTCGTGCCCACGAGGTCGTGGAGGATGGCTACGAGTTCTTTGCCAACCGCCATCTGGTCACCATCTTTTCGGCCCCGAACTATTGCGGTCTCATGAACAATGCCGGCGGAGTGATGAGTGTCAGCGAGGAACTGACGTGCTCCTTTGTCATCATTCAGCCGAGTCATAAATGCCAAGTTGTCAAAGAAAAAGATACGTGA